In Nymphaea colorata isolate Beijing-Zhang1983 chromosome 10, ASM883128v2, whole genome shotgun sequence, the genomic stretch TCACCTGATTCAGCATCCACTTGAGACCAACCGCAGCTGAGCATGAGTTTTTGGCTGCACTACTATACCAGTCAAGATTGTAAACCTGATCTAATGTCATAAAAACTGATGAAACATTGCTACGCCttggaaatgaagaaaatatctcCCCATTAGAGCTGATATTGAGATGGCTATTCAGTAAAGTTTCAAACCATCCACTTCCAGATCTTTGCATTGACAGAATTGCAAAGAAACGGACAGGATTGCAAAGGCATTCTCCCCTGTTCAAGAATAGAAGAGTCACATAAGCAAGAAACATGATATTCATTAAAAAGTATCGTAAAATCCAGTAACAATGCAAACCTGCTgaaattttttggctttggGTAGTGCAAATAAGCTCTCTCCTTGGGATCAAATCCAGAAGCGTTACAGTGGTGCCTTCTGAACACCTGAACCGTTGCTAGATTATAACTAGGATCTGCATGAGGACTTATTTGCTTCAGACACACGAAGCAGATATAAGCTccaaagacaaaagcaaaaataagGAGTGTCCTCATCACGAACTGTGACTTCTTGAACGTTTTCACACCAAGTACATCCTGAAAAACGAAGATCACCCAGAGATTACACATCAGAAAAGTAAATACACAAGCAACAAGCAACGACACAGCAGATGCACTACCATCTACTTGGTGCATTTATAAAAGCTCTATAATGCTATGAACTTTGCTCGGTTCTTAATATTTTTCccgataattttttttcttactgaCCTGGTAGCAATCCTAGAAATACTGCAGGAAAGCATGTTCGCCGATTCTTTGTATGGCAAAAGCACCCAGAGTTGATCTCCCTCATTATAATTTGCCTAATATGCATTAGCAATGTTCTATGGGTACAAACCAGCATTCGAAAaggtcaaaaagaaaaaattatgtgcATCCGCGGCAGTATTTCTGTGTGTGTTTCATTTCAGTGGCTATTCGTGAACATTAATTTCAGGAATCCTCGGACCTCGCATCTTTTACATGAAAGTACTAACAAAATCTCAGTCAGTCGCATGAAACACGTCTTCCGTTTTCTTCTGTCAAACCTAAGATTGCGTCGGTCATTCCACCGccagaaaaagaaataaaaaaggaatttaaaaagaaaaagggcagCCCGCAACATAAGATTCGATTATTCAGTAAAGAATATTGTGGTACCAAAAAACGGCGACCCAAGGCTTGATGAACCTTAGGATGCATGCCATTATAAACCAATCTGTAAGTTTATTTAGAGTTTATCGACTCAATCTAAATGCAGATACCTACGGCGTAGTTTATCTACTGCCCATCAAACTTCAGGTCACGTGGCTCACAAAGTTTTTCCACATCGTTGGCAGTCGACTTCTTAAACATTCTCTTTATATGATTCCAAATGAATGTATTTCCTACAGGGTACGGTGACAGACTCATAGTTCCCAAGCTAGGGGCTGCAGTGATCTCTCACTAAGTGAAACAACTCGTATGGGATGACGGCACGGTATCTCGCTActgtttacattttttatttgaataccTACGTCTTGCTACTGCTTCTTCTGATCAAGGGGATTGGTGAAGCAGTCTCTTGCTCCGCTCCAGACAGAGCAGAGAGCCTATCCTGTGTAGGGTTTTTGAAACTTGCTTCTGTCAGAATCCATGGAAACGCAGAAGCATGATTCTGTATCATTCTCTTGtttatgctttttcttttcgttttctcCTTTTGTCTCATGAAAATATGGTTGCAGTTCTTGCTGACTATTGACCTCTTGACCTCTGGGAAGTAAGCAATCCGCACCTTTGATTGCTTTTTTCTTCTACTATCAATATTGTGGTAGAGGACTTGATGATAGTACTTCATATAGCATGTTCATTGTTTAGTTCTTTTCAGCATGCTTACTGCCATGACTAAGGCTCAGTCTTCGTGGAGAATATGCAAACGGTAGGTTGGAGGCTGCGAAACTCAAGATCAAACACTAAAAGATAActgtaaaaatataaaaagaaaagcaatttttttagtttttaccaaCAAATCTTCGCCTTGGTTACTGTTTCAGATTTGTACGTTGTCAGTGTAAAGCACAATGATAATCAAGACTAACTGTGTCAACAATGTAAACAGGGGGCTACTAGGCTGATGGAGACGTATgttcaatgaaataaaatgacGGGGACTTGATTTCACATCTACCAGAAACGTAAATTAAGAAACCGAAGAAAGTACAAAAACGGGATAAATTTATCCGGTGATCgttctcagagagagagagagagagagagtttcacGGTTCACCGCACCTTGAGAAGATCGTCCGTCATGTTGTGAGAACTCAACTCCCCTTGTTCAGGAAATCGGAGACGGCCTTCTTCTCCAGTAAGCGGATTCCGGAACATGGGACTAACAGCATCTTCACAGAAAGCAGGCGATCTCAACGGGAAAATCCAGGAagtataaagttataaacagaGAGTCGTGCGCGTTGAGAAGAGTGTTAATGGCGATGGTGATGGCGGAGAAGCTGTCCATGTGAGAAAGAGAAGTGGGGAGGAGAGCGTCGGAGCGGGTGGTGGGGGGCATGAGTTCTCGTGTACCTCCGCTCTCGAACGCATCTATCTCCACCTCCATCATTAAAATGACTCCATCTCCGCCTCCCCTGCTCTGCTACTTCCGTGGGTCTTCATTCTTGCCGCCTTTTTCGAATTTGCCTACACGTTGCGAGATTTTCCTGTAATACGAGCACTCTCCCTcttaacaacttttctttagatGGCAGGACGGACCATTGATTATAATAAATGAAGCATCAGAAAAGGGAATTGAAGAGATTGGCAACTTGCGAATAAAGTAAGACTCTGTTGGAGGGGAGTGACTAAACTTTGGCTTCACCATTCGAGATCACCAACATTTTAGATTTATGGATTTACGGTCTGATATTCTTccattggatattaaatttaaGGTTTCTTAATAAGTTTTTTACCTGTAACGTCAAATTAAGATTCACGTTGCTATTAAGAttctcaatttgtttaaactgaaaatttttagtgCCCACCTTTTAATGCAGTATGGGATCTCTGAATTGCTTGGGGATCCTCTCTCCCCATGTCCCCATGTATAGACAGTATGAGCCCAGGTGATCTGTACCTTCACCTCTACATCACTCCTCGATTTTCATCCTGTGTACCGGTCGGTCAGCAAGACAATCCAAAGCCAGTGCTACGCGGGAAGCATGTATGTACTGTAGAACACTACACCcaaaatctttctctctctctctctctaacctttCGTTTTCATGCCAAATGTTATTAGGTCTAGGTGCTTagtttgtttatattttgtcCTTATGCAGTTATACTAATGAGGATGGCTAGTATGGATTTGggttttttcttaatttttaaatcaatttaaaatatttgcaatcatatttaataaaataatgaaaaaataggaCAATATAAATTTAAATGCATATTGGCAGATCGATATCCATATTGATGAGCAAATCGAAGCGATGCAGTTCCCCTCGAGGATTCCATCCCATCTTGAGCACTAACGCATTACCAACTTCGGCATGCTTGAATTTTTTTGGTAATTGATTATCTGACTGTCGTGATTTGTTAGTTCAACTGTCCTAACTTTTTAGAGATATTTTGAACAGAccaaatcttttcctttttttccctcatttttaggGTTTAAGGCTGTTTTTAGATTTAGATAAAAAGCGATACATCTATCAACTAAAATATCACTCATCTACTGTTCTACCGTTTGCAGTTTAAATGAATAGATGTAACATGTGACTACCCTGGGGGCTTGTATCTTAAGGGTTTATGCTTTTCAATTCTAGTGTCGtgaaataaatgtaaaaaaaataatacaaaaaacaCCAAAATATAAAAGCTGTCGTTGAAGCATTCAATCATCATCCAATTGATTTTCCGGAACTCACTTTGGAATGGAAGCTCACATCATTTTTATTCTCTTgaataaaatttctcatttgATTCATAACAAGCATTGTGTTACTATCTCATGGAtctgtttaaaaaataaaactaattcataaaacatttgtTATGCTGTTCAATGAATTTGCCTTATTAGTTAGGATATGTTCATGAAACAAGAACAAAGTGTTACCATTACCAAACAGTTTCTAAAGTTCTTTCAATGTTGGGACAGATGGGCGTTTTGTGCGTGCATGTGCATGGGGGGAGACATCTCAGCTTTTCCACAGATCATGTCCTGAGCTTCAAACATGTTCCTGTCCCGCCACCTGACGCCGTCTGAAGGGCGCATGTGGAATGAGGAAACTTTTTCATAGATTCTAACAAACGGAGCTTGATCGACCTCTCCTTTTGAAAAGGTTCGCacgaccttttcttttttacttggGAGTTGGATAAGCGTTGGGGCTTCAAAGAGTAGGAGCATCCTCTTCCCATGCGAAGCTGCACCAAAACATAAGGAAGCCAGATACAACCACGAGTGTGTTGGAGTTTTTGTTGAGATCGTCGATGAAGAAGGAAAGCAAGTAACTACCGTATGCTAAACTTAACGGAAATCATTTGGGCAATGGATTCCAAAGAGATTAGATACTAGAGATTAAGTTGTCAATATAGAAACCAAACTGAtttttcaagagtttgaaataCCTTTCAAAGAACATAATGTTTCGTCTCGTTTATTTCGTTCTATCCTTGGCCTCATTTGAATTGTATTTCGAACTctttaaaaaatagtttgattTTCGTATTTGCAACTTTAAATGTATATTGTTTAATCTCTTAGAATCGATCGTCCATATGATTTCCATCAAGTCTGATTATACATACACACGCATCCTACCACTATGGTCGACccactaaaataaaatattgaaaagcgttcattttttgtaatttaatctTGTAGATTTGAACTTAAGAATGATTTGATGAGGAACATCCATTAagttactcttttttttttactttaataatgttttcttaatcTTATTGTATCAAAATTACGATAGTAGAAAAAtcgtttttatatatatataacttgaactaaaataaGATTTGTAGTAAATTGATGTTTACACtgacacacaatatatatatatatatacaccattCGCTGTTGTTGTCAAGATAtagaattcaaaagttccagaatttattaaaaatgcaaaaaagcaTGCAAAACCCCCATCGGCAAGGAGCCGATACGGCCGGCACGGTCCGATACGAATTGATATTAATAACAATTTCATGTTAAACTGATTATAAAAGCTAAAGAACTTGGAGGGAAATCACCTGAGAGTACATggagagaaaacagaaactagTTGGGTTGGATAAGGTAAGCACGAACCTCATTTTAGTTCCTGCAAGGGTGTAAAGTGACTTCAATCAATTTGTCATTCATCCGCATTGTCACGCTTCAATGGGAAAGCAATAATTTCAAGTGTTAAGGGGACCAAGTTATCAATTATATTTGCTTCAATGTTGAGATTCCgtattttcaatgatttttcctccttttctctttttgttttttaattcttCTTTGGTCCTGTCTAACTCAATTCGATGACTTTTGAGTGATATTATACGTTGAAATTAGTGTCCTAATTATCTCACATCATTGCTAAATGCACAAAAGCTTGCATCCAACTGAAAGGCATAAAGAAACCTACCAAGAGACTGAAGGGGATTATTCTGCATCCAATTGGATGCTTTAGCTGTAGGGATGCAAGGGCTCCTGTAATCCAAATACAGGAGACTTGCAACaaggccctctctctctctctctctctctctctacacacacacacacatacacacacacacatatatatatatatatatcctctctctctctctctctacatatacacacacacacacacatacacacacacacatatatatatgtatatatatatatatatatatatattcggcGACCAAAAGTTATCCTATGTCCACGGCCACATGGGGATTTTCATTAACTCGGAATTAAGAATGCAAGAGATATTCATGCCTCTTAAACATAGGAATTAGGGCAGACTGCAAAACAGCAAATTGGAGAAGTATATTAAGTAGAGATTAGGCTCCACACTTTTAACAAATTATACCACCAAACAAGATCCtaacttttacatttttattgttgttgttaggAGCTCAAATTTTGGGGTATGACTATGGTAGACTACCATGAGGAATTTGGGACAATTTGGTGACTCTAGGAAACAAATTGACTCCAATTGAGCTTATCTTTCTGTAGAACCAAAACCCAACTACATGTTTCAAACTAAGAAGTCAATGGACAGGACCAGCGTCTAACCTAGTTCTGATCTATACCTGtaaaaagctttttctttttccttgatgcAATCAAGAGCACACCTAGCTAGGAAGTTGGAACTAAAGAACTTCAAGTTGATGGAGGTAAGAGGGATAAATATTGGGTGCAATTTTTTATAACATCCACCCAACCACACCATGCCTGTAGAAAACCCTAATGAAAATATCTTtctttacctttccataattgAATCTCACCAACCTGACCTGGCTTTGTATATCGACAACCCAAACCTTGATACTAGTTGGACCTTCCTCGTTCCCGAAAGCACATCCACTAAAGTTATGTATGATCAGGCCTTCCTTTTGAGACATATGTATCGTACTTCACTCGAGAAGAATACGGATCAAAGAATTAAAAGCAAACCTGAGTATTATACATAATGACCTTCCCATTGAATATGAGGTTAATAACCCACCACCCAAAACAGATGCTCAAACGCCTCCCATTCCCCCCACCCCTTGGATTGTATCGAAACTTGGATAGGGTATGGTACAACAGTCAACTAGAGCACCTCATCCTTTACATTTCAAAATAATAGCAACCACAAGAATCAAACCAACAAAGTACTCTCTACACAACCACCTGCCCCACCAGCTATCCTATGCCCTTTGAAGCTATATACCCATCTTCATTCTTATTTCATCATAATGGCCATGGAAAACACCAATGCAACTAGGTTTGCAAACAGGTGGGATAAGGAAACTAGTacaaaaaaagaacttcacCTAGGTAGCTATAGCAGGATTCAGGGTTCCGGATTCACCAAATCAGGAAATATGGCATGTAAATTGTGAAGCTTAATTATGTCTTTTCAGTTAGAATCTGGATACACGTAAGTTAGCTCAAATTTAGATTCATACCCGTgtataaaatttgaaaccaCGGCATTTTAGTTCGCTAATACCTTGCTCTGACCATTAATTCCCAAAATAGCAAAACAAGTCATCACTACTACCACCAAAACCACCAATCAATCACCACCGAATTTTATCCCAACTATGTTAGATGAAGTGGAGACAGTTCACCTCCAATCTCACCCTTTCAACTATAAAGAGATCTGGAGAAAGCTATATAAACTGTGGCCTCTGGTTTAGTCAGAACCAAATCATCGTCAAGTAACTTTTCGCAAAAATGAATACTTGCGATGTGCAAGTAATAGCTATAGAAGTGGAGCAATCGTATCGCATAGAATACATTTTTCAGCATTAGATGAGCAGCATTTTGTCTTTGAGTCACAAGCCTGTATAATTACCTCCTCCATGTTGTTGGAATCCTCATCAGAGACAGATAGACCGTGCAGCAGAATCGTGTAACTTCTCTCTGTGAATGTCATGCACTACCAGACAAAACCTAACGTGCTTAAAATACCACCGTGCTCCTCCTCTTCTGCATGGGTTTGCAGCACCAGCTTGTTTGACCAGCCTGGCAGGTACCAAAAGCTCAAGAACCTACTGGCAATTTTGTAAAAATGTTGAAACTATGTAATAATCAATCGAATGATCTGTCCAGAAAACTTGAATGATTTTGCTGCTTCTCTTAGGCATTTGTTTTTCTCATCTCTAGTCCATTGCTGCACCAAAAGAGATTAATTAGCCACATAAAGACCAAGATCACTTGAGTTTATAGTGTAGTCAAAGGGATCTAATAACCTTACCTCTCCAAGCTTATTAAGCTTTTCTCTTAGAGTTTTCAACAATACAGGCACATCATCTTCCCACTTGTAGAACTCCAGTTCCTTATTTTCAAGAATGTTCTCAGATACCTACGTGTAAGGAAACCCATATGTGACTAAAAAGGTCGAGGCAGATAATGAAATTTGTACCTTTCCAAATCAACGAAGACAATAGAAATAAGGcaacagagaaaggaaaaaggaaaaggcttTCTCATTTCTATTTTACAAGGATTTATGCTCTAGTGTACCCCTTTTATCATAACAAAAGAAGTACTGAAGTCTACAACACATAAGATCTGCCAGGATACGCATGTTTATCATGGTCTATCCTAGTTGCCCTTTACCAGCAAAGAGAATCTTGCCAGTGCTTCCAGGTCATAGAAAGGATGGAGAAACCTGAATATTCAGGTGAAGGAGAGCCATTGTCGGCTTCTGTCCTATTCCTTTATAAACTATTACAAACAAGAATGTGCACAATAAAAGGCATGTGAAAACCTGTGTGACAGTTTCTACTGTATTTATTCATAAGAACAACCACAGCTCATGAAAATACATACTTGAGAATTATTCAACATGGAACTTAAGTACATAGAGGCCAAagctttaaagttttaaaaggaGTAGACCAACAATGAGCATCATATTTCAGTGCTAAAATCTAGAAAAAACTATGCTTCGAATATAGGAAATTGCACATGTTGACATGGATCATCTCTCAAGCCTAAAAAATGTGAACACTATGCAAAACCTCTTTAAGTATGATAGGAGAACAAAGTTGTATTTCACATGGCAATCTTCTCCATTGGTTTTCAGTAACTAAACAATTTTTTCCTGTGCTCTAGCTATTGCACCACCACCACACATCGTTAAATTTATCTAGAGGTAAATAATTTGCTGCCATTCTCCCAGCCACCAGCAGGTGTTTAACAGGTGCATCTCTAGATTGAGATGGTTTCAGTTTTACACTCATATGACGGGAATTATTTGGTAGCCACATGGACAGTATTTTGCACTGACCATCTGTCCCTTAATATTTCAGGAATGTTTCCATGCCGTGGATATATTCACCATAAAATCACTCTTGCTAGGACCAACTGTAAATTCAGTTACATAGCCTCATTCACTTTCACAGAGCATCAGAGTCCAAAACTGAAACCAAGCACGGACGTCATTGTAACAGTTGTGTGCGATGATGAAAACATTGCAACAAGTTGCACCTTCACTATCATTCTTTTCCCATTCCAAATGCCCAAAAGAGAACATTTGTCACACTTTTGTCCAAAGCGAGCTTGCTGATTGATGATTGTGAATACTCAAAGCTTGTCTCAGCTGAGTtagcaaaagaaaatgatagcAAAATAGTAATGGGAATGTTGAACAAGAACATAGGATCAAAAGCCTTAAAAGGAAATCTGGATGTTTaaggccttctaatgcattgaaTTATGAATCATGCTTAGCTAAAGGCACTGGAGCAGAGTATGTCCTCAGGTGGCAAAGGTAGTTGCCGGTGTTCTAGGTTGCTGTCATGTTGTGCATACAAGGTCAATCTATGCACACCTTGTAACAGAATTTATCAGTTTTTCTAATCTTCCTAAAGACAAAGCAAAAGATACAAATGTTACACACGTGAAACAAAAAGATGACCTTCCAGGAGCATCTGATTTCAGTCAACTGTGCCCACCACACAATGGCATCCCCAGTACTCCTGCTTCAGAATACTACGTGGCTTCCAGCAGGATAATAAATAAGAAAGTTTCCTTCTCTTAGTTGTTAAAGGATTCAGGATGCATGGTTGGAGCTATTAGCTTATTACCATTTATTACTAAATATATTCCTGATGTTTTGTTCTGCAACAAACATGTCCAAGCTGTAGCATGAAACACTCATTGCCCTATATCAAACCTTGAGGCTTGAGCAAAGAAATCTGCACAAGTTCTTGAATTTATGATAAATCAGAAGCTTAAATCCTGCCACATAGGTATGGCTACTGATTAAGGACGACAGCCATCTTTGTGAAGTTTCCAGTAAAACAAAGGGAGATGTGCTACAGGAGTCAGAGTATCAGCACCATAGGCCCAAAATTATGATCAGTTATCATGTTTCCGTCTGAAATATAAAGGCATTATTTATCATGCAGAAAGCATTCTATTGAAGGCACATCCAATACAAATTGTgcaaaacaaagagaagcaaAGAAGTGATACATTTACCTGCTTCCCTATCACCTGGCCACCACTTATATGTGCGAAATATATGTTATAGAAATGAGATAAGAATGCTGGCAGACTGGTTTCTGAAATTTCACGCAGATATTTAGCGTAAGAAACACCAGGAGAACTCGGTTCTGGAATCAAGTAGCCCTGTTGGCTAAACCACTCTATATCTTTTGAAAGAGCATCTGATCGCTCCAAACCAAGTTTCCTGAAGTCAGCATCTGCAGAGAATTCATCCGTGTCATTTATATGCTCATAATTATGATCAATGCCTCTTACTGGATGCAGCATCCCAATTAAAACCAACATTCATGCTTTGTCTCAACCACCGAGCAGAAAGGGTTCAGATAAAATAAGAATACAGATACATGCTCCACAAACAAACTactcaaaattaaagaatgtGGGGAGGttaagataattaaaaaaatatgacttTCTGAAAACAATTCCTTGGGTTCCCAAGTACGTGGAGGAGATCGTTATTGATGTTTGAAGAAGCCACCAATAATCAACATTGCAACTGGGTACCAAGATTTCCAGGAGAGAAAACCAAATTGG encodes the following:
- the LOC116262150 gene encoding uncharacterized protein LOC116262150 isoform X1, yielding MFRNPLTGEEGRLRFPEQGELSSHNMTDDLLKDVLGVKTFKKSQFVMRTLLIFAFVFGAYICFVCLKQISPHADPSYNLATVQVFRRHHCNASGFDPKERAYLHYPKPKNFSRGECLCNPVRFFAILSMQRSGSGWFETLLNSHLNISSNGEIFSSFPRRSNVSSVFMTLDQVYNLDWYSSAAKNSCSAAVGLKWMLNQVRKFWLLAGLMKYHEEIVSYFNRRQVSVIFLFRKNLLHRMVSVLANTYDQSAKQINGTHRSHVHSQIEADLLSKYKPSINSTLLLTHLQQTEETAAEALKYFKSTRHIILYYEDIVSNQTRLIDVQEFLGVPVMNLTSRQVKIHTRPLSHQVENWSDVYNTLKGTRYQDFLEQ
- the LOC116262150 gene encoding uncharacterized protein LOC116262150 isoform X2, translating into MFRNPLTGEEGRLRFPEQGELSSHNMTDDLLKDVLGVKTFKKSQFVMRTLLIFAFVFGAYICFVCLKQISPHADPSYNLATVQVFRRHHCNASGFDPKERAYLHYPKPKNFSRGECLCNPVRFFAILSMQRSGSGWFETLLNSHLNISSNGEIFSSFPRRSNVSSVFMTLDQVYNLDWYSSAAKNSCSAAVGLKWMLNQGLMKYHEEIVSYFNRRQVSVIFLFRKNLLHRMVSVLANTYDQSAKQINGTHRSHVHSQIEADLLSKYKPSINSTLLLTHLQQTEETAAEALKYFKSTRHIILYYEDIVSNQTRLIDVQEFLGVPVMNLTSRQVKIHTRPLSHQVENWSDVYNTLKGTRYQDFLEQ